The Malus sylvestris chromosome 3, drMalSylv7.2, whole genome shotgun sequence genomic sequence ccaaagcattcttcaaatttctctgcctttttctataaaaaaaaaaaaaatctgagccATTATTGTGGTGCTTTTGGAAGGTTGGTGATGCTACAAAGGACCATGCTTGTTGGGAGAGACCAGAAGACATGGACACCCCAAGAACTGTGTTGAAGATAGACCAAAACACCCCTGGTTCAGAAGTTGCAGCTGAAACTGCTGCTGCTCTTGCTTCTGCTTCTTTGGTCTTCAGGAGATGTGATCCCACTTACTCCAAGCTTCTGGTCAGGAGGGCCATGAGCGTAAGTTCAAAAAACCGAACTTCAAATtccaaccaaagaaaaaaaacagcagcggttttttttctaatttcctTACAAATTGAGACAATGTTTTGCTTCGGGGTGTAGGTGTTCGCGTTTGCCGATAAGCACAGAGGACCTTACAGCATCGGATTGAAGAAATTTGTGTGCCCCTACTATTGTGATTACTCTGGCTTTCAGGTAAAAGAATTTCACTTCTTTCAAATTTGCCAACTTTTTATTGCTTATTTCTGCAAAATGTGGCTGAAGGTGTTATCTTTTTTAACAATGGCAGGATGAGCTGCTGTGGGGTGCTGCTTGGCTGCACAAGGCCACCAAGAATCCGATGTATCTCAGTTACATTCAGGTTAACGGTCAGATTCTCGGGGCTGCGGAGTTTGACAACACATTCGGATGGGATAACAAGCACGTCGGAGCAAGAATTCTTCTCTCCAAGGTCCctattttctcaaaattttgTATTCGGTATCAGTTTTTGGTATATTCTTGAGGCTCCGATTTTATggtaaattaaaagaaaaaaaaaactccccgACAACTATAACGTGGGGTTGTGCTTTTACAGGCATTCCTCGTCCAAAAGGTGAAATCCCTCCATGACTACAAGGGGCATGCAGATAGTTTCATCTGTTCAATCATTCCAGGAGCCTCTTACTCTTCAGCCCAATACACCCCAggtactttctctctctctctctctctccctctaaaAATCAAAAGCAGAGTGGTCCTGTTCATAACGGCtagttttggtgtttttggatgcaGGTGGTCTTCTGTTCAAAATGAATGACAGCAACATGCAGTACGTGACATCCACCTCGTTTCTGATCTTGAGCTATGCCAAGTACTTAACCGGTTCCCGCCAGGTGGTTAACTGCGGCGGCACCGCCATCACCCCGAAGCGGCTCCGAGCAATTGCCAAGAGACAGGTACGTTAATGTCATGATCGAGTTCGGATTGAACAAGGTTACTCGTGTTTTAATCGTGTGTCACGTATTGGCCCTCCCAAATGCCATGATAAAGACATTAATTCCTCTTGTTATAAATTAATGAGAAAAATAGAGCTTAATTAATCTCTTTTTAATCGTGTTTATGTTAATGGCTTCTATCAGGTGGATTATCTACTAGGAGACAACCCAATGAAGATGTCCTACATGGTGGGGTACGGCCCAAGGTACCCACAGAGGATCCACCACAGGGGCTCATCGCTGCCGTGCATCGCCGCACACCCAGCAAAGATCCAATGCTCGTCCGGCTTCAGCGTGATGAGCTCCCAATCCCCTAACCCCAACATCCTGGTGGGGGCAGTTATCGGTGGGCCCGACAAGAACGACAAGTTCCCAGATCAACGGTCAGATTACGAGCAGTCGGAGCCAGCCACTTACATCAACGCACCCCTCGTAGGATCACTGGCTTATCTTGCCCACTCATTTGGCCAGCTCTAAGCTAAAAGCTAAAAGCTGAAAGCTGCTTCTGAGATTCTCCTCCAAGTTATTAGgtgtttttaatttgaattaattattattaagcaCTGCTTTTTAGTAGTAACTGGATGGAAAGTGCACGTGGTGATAGGGTCGAGAGCAAAGAGCCCCAAACTACGAAGCACAAATGTCAAGGTGTAGTTGGTGTTGTTGGTTCATATGTTAGCGTTCATAATTATAGTATCGATGTCGTAATTTCGTGCCAGAAACGGTGTTTATATGTGAGAGTTTTATGGGCTCTAAGATTGGCCTTTGGGGGGTTACTTGTTGACTTTACCACTATTCTAATTTGGTAGTTTTGTTTGAGTGATTTTCCTCTAGTAAACAACTAGCAATAGTTTAGCATGATTTGAAAAGAAATTTTTTaacatatattataaaatattagaagATATTGAAAATATGGAAAACAAGTATAAATAAGTGTTCATATAAGTATTCAATAAGtctatttattgaaaaaataacataaaaaaaattatctattttttgtccAAGTGAAAGTTGAGACGCATGCGAGCGTTGCGTTTATGcgctcttttttaattttcaaacatctAGGATAAAATCGGAACAATGGTTAGCCACCACTTAGGTGGAGGTCTAGACCACACTGGATgaaggttttttgtttttttgtttttaatagaaGATACGATATTATTGAGAATAAGGaaccatgacaagatgattatAGAATAAAAGAGAGTAACCTCTGAAAAGGCCTTGCCGAGTCTACCAATCCGGAATCAAGGAAAGAAGGGGCCACCAAATACATCAAATACTCGAAAGAAAGCTATGTAACACTATCCTCTATCAAGGCATCTACAACTAAATCGGGAAGTTCCTCAAACCAAATCACCTCCTATTGCGATCCAATTCCAGCTCGTGCAATGACTAAAGCAGAAAAGATTAGGGTGTAACCAACTTTCAAAGGATCTCATGTTTTTGTATTCAATAAgtctatttattaaaaaaataacataaaaaaaattatctattttttgtctaaatGAAAGTTGAGACGCATGCGAGCGTCTAGCGGTCTAGGCAGGTCTAGgccctcttttttaattttcaaacatctAGGATAAAATTGGAACAATGGTTAGCCACCACTTAGGTGGAGGTCTAGACCACATTGGatgaagatattttttttttttataataaaagatTAGATATTATTAAGAATAAGAAACCATGACAAGAGAATAGCAGAATAAAAGAGAGTGGCCCCTAAAAAGGCCTTGTCGGGTCTACCAATCCGGAATCAAGGAAAGAAGGGGCCACCAAATACATCAAATACTAGAAAGAAAACTATGTAACACTATCCTCTATCAAGGCATCTACAACTAAATCCGAAAGTTCCTCAAACCAAATCACCTTCTATTGCGATCCAATTCCAGCTCGTGCAATGACTAAAGCAGAAAAGATTAGGGTGTAACCAACTTTCAAAGGATCTCATGTTTTTGTGAGTTACTTTATAGATGGTCAGAAACTCAAGTGCCTTGCTGACATGGTCGGACACCTAAGCTTTTTTACTTTGGTTTCCGAGTAACTAAGCTGGAGATAGATGGATCCGTAACTATCAGTGGTATAGTCTAGTGTCATTCTTGTTGTTAAGTAAGATATGTTTAGTCGAgtcattttattaaaatacaCATAGGTCCATCAAatggtatatttttttttaaatcatataGTCGGATGGGATTTTCTACCCAAGGAgctaaataaaaataagaatccAAAGACAAACATTTTGGATTAGATAATTACAAATTATTATCAAGGATGGTCCCCAAAACAACACAAGAATAAGGTTTCTTTAGATTCAAGGCACATGACTTAACAATTATACCTtatagtttaataaaaaaaaacacaatcaaGAACAAAGAGAACGGGTGAGTGATAGTAGATAATGAAATGGGATATGGATTTTCTCCTCTCCCATTTTcccttctcctctctctctttttatttGAACGCTCAAGATTAAGCAACATTATCATCTTGTTTTACCTTTTCAGTAGagagaaaaaatgaaaactgataGAAAGGaggagaagggagagaatccAAATAATGCCTAACTAGGAAgttattaaataaattattgttGGGGTAGTAGTTTAGTGGTTAACGAGTAAATATTTGACCGTTGAAAAATGAGTGCGGAAAAAGAAAGTGGAAGGAAGATCAAGAAACAAGATTTTGGGCAAAAGCATGTGAAAGCTTGGAGGGAAGGAGTGTGTGGATCGTTTGGTCAAAAAAGCTGCTTGTATATAAGTATGCAGGCTTGTCAGATATGGTCAAGTGTCAGAAAGGGGTGTAAAACGCGAGAAAGTGGCTACGGGAGTAGTCCTTCTGACAAAGTACACGAGATATGTCACATGCTCTGCAATGCAGACAGCGATCATCTTCGAATTCCTTCAATTAAATCTACAAAATCAAAGGATCtgaatcattgaaatttgattcaacggttaaaattattataatttttaaaagaatTCTCTATTTGTAGCTGttgaattaaaattcaaaggTCCAAATCTCTTGATTTGATAGATTTAGTAGAAGGGATACGGAGATGATCATTTCCCTTGCAATGCTGAGCTTGAGCGGCCAGGTCGAGGTTGAGAAGGACCTTCATGCCACATGACAGTAATACTATTACTGTGGAGAGATTTTCAATGTGATCAGCACACGCAGTGATATGCCACGTGTTACTTAATAaattgtgggatatgtgtgttaaaaagttaataacttaaaaaataaaattacccaCCACTTACATATATACCACTCGTGTTCCtgtcataataaaaaaattcttgtTATCCTGATGTTTTGAAGTTAATAATGTAATATTATGTGTAAGTTTTAATTTATATGACAATGATATTGGTCAAAGTACAAGCTTTTTCACATGACAATGCTCGACTGATTTGAAACGTTAAAGGTATGTACACGATATAAGTTGATAACTTGCTATCAAGGaggaaaaaatcgataatatcagcgaaatatcgccgatattatcgtttttttgaaATTCCGAAActtttttaactatccaacctattttcgtctaaatatcgcgatattatcgataatatcgcgatattttcgaaatTATCGacaatatcgcgatattttattaaaaaaatacttaaatatgttgagaaaactCAACACATAGTTAACTTGATCATGGCCCAAAGGCCAAACAAGTTTTGGTTATCTCACCAGAGGAGTGTGAGTTTTATAGGAAAAATTCATTGCTCACTTCCttgcatgggcgatgtgggactcgccCAATGGgggaaaaaatcaaaatttcggccgaaattttacacccactttaaacggccataactttgtcaaaactcaacgaaatcaagcaagacaaaaacgaaagttgtagccctcgaagagatgaagagaatggtacctcaaaCGATGTCTGAATCgtagtggtttggccggaaaatgcctcgaaaatCACTGAGGTCGCTGaggtcgtcggaaactgggtaagattcaaatgagtataactttttcaatacgcaacgaaattgagtgaaacaaaacgaaaagttgtagccctcgaagagacgaagagaatggtacctcacaagATGTCTGAATCgtagtggtttggccggaaaattcctcgaaagtcactgaggtcgctgaggtcgtcggaaactgggtaagattcaaatgaatataactttttcaatatgcaactaaattgagtgaaacaaaaaggaaagttgtagccctcgaagagacgaagagaatggtacctcacacgacgtctgactcgttgtggtttggccggaaattgcctcgaaatcTACTGAGGtcgccagaaactgggtaagattcaaatgagtataactttttcaatacgcaacgaaattgagtgaaacaaaaaggaaagttgtagccctcgaagagacgaagagattgataccttgcacgtcagccaaaattcaattgacacactcctagcttccaaaattcaatacttttactttatatcaagttgaaaaaacataatcggcatccaaattaaagtttaatcttattcaatgtattgattttcaatcgttaattgatatactataatttggaacttcaacgcctagacgcatgcttatgtgtaagaaatttaaattgtcaaattcggcacattattcttcatcattttattcacttccctttttttttttttaatatcctaaataaaacctccaaatattgtactaattaattatatataaatgattatggtgtgtttaaacttctttcattaattactacatattttctacactcacaatgtttgccagctcgctatataatcaacttaaatcagttaaatccatcatgcaatgcatttccttccaattttttgtgataaactaatagataattgactaaataaacatcctacaaagtttcattaaaaatttccaagtttttcttacaatttccgtggtttccatgtaatttttatcgatatcgatattatcccgatatttccatcgatatttccgtgttttcggactaccgatatttccgatattaccgatattttcttccttgcttgcTATTGTCAAGTTGAGAATAGCAGTTAGCAAGTTAGTTGAAAGTCAAAAGGGACTCCCAAGggacccaaaaacattccaaatgtGGCGTCAGATTGGATTATAACACGGAAGTATCTGAACTATAGATCGACTGAACCACATGGAGAGAGGATATAGGGATATTATTAACTATTTTGATTAAAGGAAAGCAGATCTGAATTCAAGTACAAGAGCACAGCCGCACTGTCCTAACTAATTAATCCTACACACTTTACTGTGAAATGATTTTTAGAGGGAAGAGGATCCTTTACTGATATTCTTTGTGAGAATCTGAAACATCCTCACATCTTaatcgtttatcgtatatcatgcagtcaatttttgttaggtactatttgtgtttaattttaaataataaaattcaaatgatttctaaccgtaTGATATATGATGAATGACTCAAATGTGAGAATCCCTAAGATTTTCATAATTTAGATTcgaatgggatccaaatccttttTAGAGAGTATTAAGTACAAAACCCACAGATGACGACTCATGAGAAAGTGCATTGGACCAATTAGATGGTGTAGTAAACCGTTGAAATGGTATTACACCGCTCAATCACCATGACGGCCCAACAAGTGGTATTTACAAATAATTTGTACTGAGTACGTGTTTGTAATGTAGCCGGACCCTTAAAGAAAAACTTAATGCATGTATTCTTCGTCTTGCGATTggagaaaggaagaaaagtAACTGAGTGTTTTTCACCATGTTTACCAAATTCGTAAAGGATGACAATGTCTTGCATATTATATTAATCAGTTCATAACAATACAAGATCAAGAGCTTCTGTACAATTCTACATTCATACATGCACAAAGGGTAACTTCTAGTTCATCCGTAAAACCATATTACCTTGCGAATCACCGAGTTACGGACTCAAAGCCTCCGCAGCTGAGCAGGTTGTAGCTTAATGTGCATCGTCAACAGCTCGAGAAACAGATTTTGCCTGAAACAATGCAAGCATAATAAGTCCCATGAAAGGAATTTATCTGATCGTCCATTGATGTAGTTTAAAGCTAACAATCAAGACAGAAACTCACCAAATCACGGAACTTTAGAATGTGGAACATCTCCAGATATCGTCGGGTCTCACGCCTTTCAAGCTTTGACGCATACTTCCAGAAACCATAAACACCAGCTAATGTCATTAGCCTTTCAGAATAAATCTTCCATGTGTACTTGCAATGTTACAAAAACCCCTCACTTGAGTGGCGCATGGCTAATACGAAGTATTATTATACAACTGTAGAAGGATACTAACTTTTCATAAATTATTTAGAGGCCTCCATCTGAGATTGTATTCCAGTAGCTAGGATCCTCCTTGCAACGTTGAAAGAAATCTGCCAAAAGTGCAGCAGCCTTCTCGGGATGTTAAGGATCGATATGAAATCCTGATACACCATGCTCAATAATCTCCGCAGGGCCACCATGGACAGTGGCGAATGTTGGAAGCCGCAAGTCATGGCTGTAAGTTCTATTTGAGAGCAAACACTTTGTGATTTGTACAAAGACTTTTGGGACGACAAGGAGATTAACATTAGCACATGCGGTAGACTTTTCAGGAGTTGTATTACTTAGGTATACAAGTCAGAAACATTCTTAGATAAACTAGAACTCTTCTAGCTGATTTATGCATAAGTGATCTTCGGTGATAAGGTTCGTCTTTGATAGGGTTTACTTAATGGGAGGACTCCTAATCAAAGACCATCACATATAGTATATAACTGAGGTCCTTGTGCTCTCACTAAACACACGCAAGTTTACAGAAATTCTCAAGCCCCATTGAGTGAGTCTTGCTTTCGGTCAGTGCAGAGTTACAGAAGAGCCTCAGTTCCTTACCCTATTTCTGAGACGATGTCTTCCTCAGGTTAGTGGTTAGATCGGTATATGAGTCagtccttatatatatataactaatacGTATTACttacatttggtatcagagccctcACATATCATCTGACCCCATGTGAAAGGCATCAAGAAATTTCATTCTGTCTCGCAGGTTATGGAACTGGAACTGTATCatcaagaaaaaatatataaaacatgtTCAAGGATGACTAAAGTTATCCTTGATCATAAGGATATTATGTTTTTCAATCGATACATGTACCAGTGATGGTGCTTAAAATTCAAGACATGATTATTGATCACCTAAAGATGATTTTTCTTTCATGCTTCGAATTTAAGCAGCatatcattatatatatatatttgaatcaaattaaTATTGTCAAACCACAAGGGCTTGTGATTTTAATTACAGAAATTCGAATGTTGACTATAAAAGTGATGTGATTAAAGAAAGTTTTCACATATTCATCAATctaaagatgttgaagatgtgATTTATGGTTTGGGGTTAAAGATTAATACTCTTTATATCATGAACGTTTTCTTTTCAGTGAATCCCAGCTCTTTGAATCTCAATACAGTTGAGCCTCTTACTGGTGTCAACTACAGAAAGTGGAAACAAGATCTCGAAATCGTTTTGGGAGTTATGGACTGGGATTTGGCACTGAGAACTGAAGAGCCTCCGGCACTCACTGATGACAGCACCTTCAATCAGAAAtccaagtatgaaaaatggCACAAATCCAACAGAATTGCCCTATTGATCATCAAAAGGAGCATGATAGATGTGGTGAGAGGTGGCTTTCCTGATGAAACAAATGCAAAAGATTTTCTGAAGTCCATTGAGGCAAAGTATAGGGAGTCACCAAAAACTAAGACATGTAATCTCATGAATGCTCTCACTACCATGAGATATGATGGGGTTCAAAGTGTACGAGAATACATATTGAAGATGGTGGACGTTGCTGGAAAACTCAATGCACTCGAGGTACCAATTTCTGATACTTTTCTGGTACATGTCATTATGAATTCTCTGCCTGAGAGTTATACACAACTCAAAGTTTATTATAATGGTCTACGTGAGAAATGGGATGTGAATGAATTGATAGCTATTTGTGTGAGTGAAGAAGAAAGGATGAAGAAAGAAAGGTTTGAGAAAGAGAGAATTGAGTCTGTGAATTTTGTCCAAAGTGTCACTAGGACCACCAAATCTCATGTCCCCGATACTGCCAAAAAGGATTCTACCAAGTCAGTTCCCTCTCCTAAAAGAAACTTCAAACTTAATAAACCTTTAGTTTTCAAGTGCTATTTTTGCAAAAAGGCAGGCCACATGAAGAAAAATTGTCCCACATATAAGGCTTGGCTTGCCAAACAAGAagcaaagaaaggaaaaaatgtttttgCTTGCTTTGAATCAAATTTAATTAACATACCTAGCACTGAATGGTGGCTTGACTTAGGCTCATCTATACATGTTACAAATTCATTGCAGGACTTCACAACAAGGAGAACACCAAATAAGGATGAAGTCAAAGTTTCGGTTGGCAATGGAAGAAGAGTTGAAGTCAAAGCCTTAGGAAGTGTTAGACTAAAGCtagaatttggtttttatttagaGTTAGATAACGTTGTTTATGTGCCTTCCATGAAAAGGAAGTTGATTTCTATTTCAAAGCTAGTGttattgggtttttattttactaTTAATAAAAGGGGCTTCAACGTTTTTTATGAGTCTTCTCAAGTAGGACATGGTTTCATGAGTGATGGTATGTTTCAACTTAAATTGAATCAAACTGAATGTGTTTTCAACGTACAAGATGATAAAGTCAAAACTCAACAATCTTCAATATTATGGCATAAGAGACTCGGCCATATTTCTAAACAAAGAATGGAGCTGCTTGTCAAAAACGAAATTCTACCTCCATTAAACTTCAATGACTTTGATTTTTGTGTGGATTGCATTAAAGGGAAAATGACAAACACTAGAAAAGAAGGCTCAACTAGGAGTAAGCAACCCTTAGAGATCATTCACACGGACATTTGTGGTCATTTTCCCACACAAACCTTAGAAGGAAACAAATATTTCATAACTTATACTGATGATTTCTCGAGATTTTGCTTCATTTATTTGATTTCAGAAAAGTCTAAAGCACTTGaaacctttaaaatttataaaagtgAAGTCGAAAATCAATTGGAAATGAGCATTCAGGTTGTAAGGTCTGATAGGGGAGGGGAGTACTATGGTAGATATACTGAAATTGGTAGAAATCCTGGACCCTTTGCGTTATTTCTGCAAGAACATGGAATTGTAGCCCAATATACCACACCAGGTACTCCGGAGCAAAACGGAGTAGTCGAAAGGAGGAATAGAACTCTCATTGACATGGTAAGGAGCATGATTTGTAGAACTAATCTGCCAAGTTGTTTGTGGGGTGAAGCAGTGAAAACTGcaaattatatattaaataggGTACCTTCAAAATTTGTGGAAGGGACACCTTTCGAACTATAGACAGGCAGAAAACCGAGTTTAAACCATTTGCATGTATGGGGTTGTAGAGCAAAGGCAAAGATATATAATCCCGGCTACAAGAAACTTGATTCAAAGACTGTCAGTTGTCATTTTATTGGATATGCTGAAAGATCGAAGGGTTTTAGATTCTATTGCCCTAACCAAAATACAAGAATTGTCGAAACTGGAAAAGCAGTTTTCATGGAGTCTGATGCAAGCGTTGATTCTGGGACAAGGGTTGAAGGGTTTGTatttgaagaagaaattaacaataaagAAGCTGCAGTTGAAAACGTTGATCGTAACATAGTGATTATGGCACCAATAATTGTAGTAACCGAGAACATGGGAAGCAATGATTCTGATGAACCATGTAACGAGATGGAGGTTGCACATGACATCGAACTGCATGATAACACTGTCGTACAAGATGTGTTTGAAGATGCTGTGACAGaaaatcaacaacaacaacaccaGACACATGAAGACAACATCACGGCTGTGAGTGCTGCAAATATAAGAAGGTCATCTAGGGTTAGAAAACCtacaaccctaaaccctaaatgaTTTTGTATATTTGACACAGGTTGACACTGATCTTTCAGAGTTTAATGATCCGCTGAGTTACAAAGAAGCAATTGCAGGACCAGATGTTGATAAATGGATAGAAGCCATGAAGAGTGAACTGAGTTCGATGGCAAACAATAAAGTGTGGGATTTAGTGGAACAGGCAGAAGGAACAAAACCCATAGGATGTaaatgggtttttaaaacaaaaagggATTCAAATGGAAACATAGAAAGGCACAAAGCCAGGCTCGTTGCGAAAGGCTTCACACAAAAGGAGGGTGTAGACTACAAAGAAACATTCAGCCCCGTGTCGATAAAGGATGCGTTTAGGGTTATCATGTCTATGGTGgctcactttgatttgattttacatcaaatggatTTAAAAACGGCGTTCTTGAATGGGGACCTGGAAGAGCGGATTTACATGCGACAACTAGAAGGTTTCAAGGAGGGAGAAGGAAGAAACTTAGTATGCAAACTCAACAAATCCatatatggattgaagcaagcaTCACGGCAGTGGTACTTGAAATTTCATAAAATTGTGAAAGAACATGGCTTCACCGAGAATCCTTCAGACAATTGCATCTATCTGAGGTTCAGTGGGAGCAACTTTATCATCCTAGTTCTCTATGTGGGTGATATATTGCTTGCCACAAATAGTCACAGTTTGTTGGATGATACAAAAACCTTTTTACAGAAGCATTTTGAAATGAAGGACATGGGAGAAGCGACTTATGTTTTAGGCATTGAGATCAAAAGGGATAGAAGGAGAGGCTTGCTAGGATTGTCACAAAGAGCATATATAGAGAAAATGTTAAGAAGGTTTAACATGTTTTCGTGTGGAACTACTGAGATGCCTATATCGAAGGGTGATAAATTGAGTAGGCTGCAGTGTCCACAAACAGACTTAGAAAGGAAGGCTATGGATGACAAACCATAAGCCTCCTTGGTAGGAAGTTTAATGTATGCACAGGTGTGCACAAGGCTTGACTTGGCCTTCACCATTTCTGTGCTTGGGAAGTTTCAATCCAATGCAGGTGAAGCTCACTGGAATGCTGCCAAAATGGTTTTGAGATACCTTCAGAGAACCAATGATCATATGTTGGTGTATAAAAGAACCGAGAGTTTGGTTTTGGAAGGGTATAGTGATTCAGATTTTGCAGGTTGTCCAGATGATATGAAGTCGACTACAGGTTATGTTTTCTTAATGGCATGTGGTGCGGTTTCCTGGAAGTCTGTCAAACAAGGAACTGTGGCAGCATCAACAATGGTTGCAGAGTATTTATCAGTCTGTGAAACAGTGAATCAAGCTATCTGGTTGAAGAATTTCATATTTGGGCTTCAAGTAGTGGACTCTATATCGAGACCTATACATATTTTCTGTGATAATAATGCAGCCATATTCTTTACTAAGAATAATAAAAGGTCTAATGCAACAAGGAATTTGGATATAAAATATCT encodes the following:
- the LOC126617236 gene encoding secreted RxLR effector protein 161-like, coding for MYAQVCTRLDLAFTISVLGKFQSNAGEAHWNAAKMVLRYLQRTNDHMLVYKRTESLVLEGYSDSDFAGCPDDMKSTTGYVFLMACGAVSWKSVKQGTVAASTMVAEYLSVCETVNQAIWLKNFIFGLQVVDSISRPIHIFCDNNAAIFFTKNNKRSNATRNLDIKYLIAREKVMAGLVKVDYLDIGSMIADPLNKAVPTIVFKKHVTSMGVLAGFDEAN
- the LOC126616751 gene encoding endoglucanase 17-like, which produces MALSSTLGLLLLSCSTTLLLLCNANPIPGRHRSPISRHPRSASHNYRDALTKSILFFEGQRSGKLPPNQRVSWRRDSGLSDGAAAHVDLVGGYYDAGDNVKFGFPMAFTTTMLSWSVIEFGGLMKGELQNARQAIRWATDYLLKATAHPGTIYVQVGDATKDHACWERPEDMDTPRTVLKIDQNTPGSEVAAETAAALASASLVFRRCDPTYSKLLVRRAMSVFAFADKHRGPYSIGLKKFVCPYYCDYSGFQDELLWGAAWLHKATKNPMYLSYIQVNGQILGAAEFDNTFGWDNKHVGARILLSKAFLVQKVKSLHDYKGHADSFICSIIPGASYSSAQYTPGGLLFKMNDSNMQYVTSTSFLILSYAKYLTGSRQVVNCGGTAITPKRLRAIAKRQVDYLLGDNPMKMSYMVGYGPRYPQRIHHRGSSLPCIAAHPAKIQCSSGFSVMSSQSPNPNILVGAVIGGPDKNDKFPDQRSDYEQSEPATYINAPLVGSLAYLAHSFGQL